Part of the Pseudodesulfovibrio mercurii genome is shown below.
TATCTCCTGCATGGCAATCCTCAGATTCTCCATGATCTGGCCTGCCAACTCTTCCGGTTCCGGCAGGTCTTCGGCATGGTCGGCATTCTCGTCGCGGAGCCAAGTGATATCGAGGTTGTCGGCCCGCTTGGCGATGTCGTCTCGCGAATAGCAGCGGAAGCGGCCTTCCTCGCCCTGATCCACTCGTTCGGAGCCGCCGTTGGGATCGTCGCCGTAGGCCTGCTCGAAAGCGGAGAAGTGAGCGCGAGTGAGCGGGGTGCGTTTGCCGAAGCTGGGCATGTTGGTCCGCAGGTCGTAGACCCAGACCGCCTTGGTGTTGCCCTTGTCCGTCTCGCCGCGCTGGAAGAACAGGACGTTGGTCTTGACGCCCTGTGCGTAGAAGATGCCGGTAGGCAGACGTAGGATCGTATGCAGGTTGCACTTGTCCATGAGGTCGGTGCGAATCTTCCGACCCGTGTTGTCCTCGAAGAGCACGTTGTCGGGCAGGACCACGGCGGCACGGCCACCGGGCTTCAAGCCCCTGTAGACGTGCTGAAGGAAGGCAAGCTGGCGGTTGTTGGTCGGGAAGGTGAAATCCTCACGGCGCGTGTGGCCTCCGCCTGTTGCCGTGCCGAACGGCGGGTTCGTCAGGATGACATCCGCCTTCGGCATGGATGCCCCCTGCGGCCCGAGGGTGTCGCCGAGCGCAATGGGGGTCTCGATGCCGTGCAGCATCAAGTTCATCAGGCAGAGGCGGTGAACGTCCTGCACCAACTCCATGCCTTGGAAGGCCTGCCGCCGTTGGAAGTTCTGCTTCGACTCCGGCAGGTTGTACAGGTTGCCGGTGCGCTCCCGAATGTAGGCGTCCGCGTTGATCAGGAAGCCGCCCGTTCCCGCTGCCGGGTCTTGGATGACCTCCCCGGCCTGCGGTTGCATCAACTCAACCATGACTTCGATAAGCCGACGCGGTGTGAAGTACTGTCCGGCTCCCCGCTTGGACTCGGTGGCGTTCTTTTCGAGCAACCCCTCGTACAGGTCGCCGAGACCTTCTTCCCGTGCGCTGTACCAGTCCAGTTCATCGAGGGAATCCACAAGTTTCCGCAGGTTCTTGGGCTGCTGGATGAAGCTGGAGGCGTTAGCATAGATGTCCTGTACCAGCTTCGATCCTTGAGTGCCGAGGTCGATGAGCAGCTTCTTGTAGAACGTGAGTTGCTCCACACCGTCCATCTCGACCAGTTTCTTCCAGTGGTAAGCCTCGGGAAGCTGGTCTTCCTTCTCGGTCTCCTCCGCCATCTTCAGAAAGAGGAGGTATGTCAGCTCGTTTACGTACTGGTGGTAGGTGACACCGTCACCCCAAAGTATATCGCAGAGCTTCCACAGCTTCTGCACGATGTCTTGTGTTGTGGTCATGTTATAGCTTCTTGCCTTCTATGCTAACACGGTGTTTGTTGGCGAAATGCTCCCTAACTGCCGATGCATGCAAAAGCATATCGCAGAAAGGGCATCTGATTTTTATTGTCTGATGGGTGCGCTCGATGTGGACATAAAGGAGGTGGATAGGAACAACTTCGATACAAAATGGACACTTGGCTTTATTCTCCGGCGGGACATTCCAAGGAGCTTTCGACCAGAAATCACGAGGATGATCCCAATTGGTTAACGGTCTGCGATCACTACACGGAGGCTCTTTGCTTATGTCGTCGTACACCTTGTGACGTGGATCTTGATCTGGTTCGGGCTTTGGCGTGGGGTCATGCTTGAGCTTCGTCATAGTCCTTACCCCGCGTCCTGCCACAAGGCGTCATTAAGTTCGCCGAGCACTTCTTCCAACTGACCGTCGAACACCCTGTCCAACCGTCGAAAACCGCCATCCGCTTTGAACTGGCCGCTGTTCAATGCGTCCCTGTCCACGATGGTCTCTTCCAACATCTGTGCGCCGATACGTTCTAACCACTTGCGCTGCGGGTCCGTCCAAGGCCTGCTGGCAAGGATGCGTTCCATGGCCCGTTCGACCCTCTTTTGATAAGGAACAAGCGGAGAACCCAAGGCGAGTTGGCGGATGAAGCCGATGATGGAGGCGGCGATATCCTGATTGGTGGCATCCCGCCAAGCGGTCCGAAGTTTGACCTCGGAATAGCCTTGCTCGTCAAGCAGGAGTTTCAATTCCCGGAGCTGCTGCCGAGTGAGGTCACGGGGCCGTTGCAACACGACCTTGATGGCCGCCACGTCGTTCTTGTGTGTGTCGATGTACTGCCTGAATGCGTCGAGGTAGTCCTTCGGCTTCACACTGTCGCCGTAGCCCCGCTCTTCCCGGAGGACTTCGTCGTCATGGTGGGAGATGAGTTGCTTCGGCCTCTTCCTCATTCTCAGATTGTCCAAGAACGCGCCGAGCCCTTGGAGGCTGGTCAACATCCGGCTTGTGGCCTGCAAATCCGTCTCGGCCAATTTCTGAGCGAATTGTTCGGTATCGTCTCCCGTGATGGTCGTGAACTTCTCCAGGGCATCGCCCTCAAGAAGACGTTTCTTGCGCTGGAACTTGGCTCGGAACTGATCGATGACCGTTTTGCGCACATCATCCGCCTCCGCCTCTTCCAGCTCCTTGATGAGCTGGTCGAACGTGACGGAGGGATTCTGTACCACCGGCTTCATGGTCGAGTAATCCTGAATGGCCGAGTACATATCCACGGCATCGAAGATGCGGAAACACTCCTTGCCGATCTCATCGCACAGCCGGGTCGCCCGGCCCATCATCTGCTCGTAGAGGATGCGGCTGCGGACTCGGCGCAGGAACACGAGGTTGGTGATCTTCGGCACGTCGATGCCCGTGGTCAGCAGGTCCACAGTGACGACCACATTCGGCATCTTCTCGTTCTTGAAGTGCCGGATCAACCCCAGCGGCTTGTCCGCCGTCCCTGTGATCTTGACGATCGCGTCGTCATCAACGGAACCATATTGATCGGCGAACGCCTGCTTGAGCAGGTCCACCACCATGTCGGCATGGCTGTCCGTAGCGCAGAAGATGAGTGTCTTGCCGTCGAATGTCGGATCAAGATGCTTGGCCAGACACTCGCACACGACCTTGTTGAACGGCTCGGTGATGACACGCTTATTGAACTCCTCGATCTCCACCGACACCTCATCGTCGAGATTCCATGTGTCGATCTCCCCGCTCTTCATGTCGAGCACTTCGATTTCTTCCCCGGCCTTCCATGTGATGCCGTCCTCGGCCAAACGCGTGACGATGCGGATGGGCGGCTCATGGTCCACAAGGTAGCCGTCGATGACCGCCTGACGGTATGAGTAAGTATAGACCGGTTCGCCGAAGAGTTCGGTGGTGTGCAGTGCTGGCGTTGCCGTGAGACCGATCCTGACCGCGTCGAAATGGTCGAGTACCCGGCTGTACTTGGAGATATAGTCCCGCTCGCTTCGGAAGGTCAGTTCCGCTTCCGACATGTCCTTGTCGAGATTGTACCCCCGGTGGCACTCGTCCACGATGACGCAGTCATACTGGTCCACAGGCAACGGCTGTTCGCCCTCGCTAGAGAACAGGAGCCGCTTGATCATGCCTTGGATGGTAGCGATCTGAAGCCGGGTGTCCTTGTCAGGCTTGATGTCGCCCAGCTCCTTCACGTCGTAGATGTCATTGAATGTCTGGTGGCTCTCCAACCGGAAATCCTTGAAGGCGTCCGCAGTCTGTTCCCCGAGGGACGTTCGGTCCACGAGGAAGAGCACCCGGCGGAATCGCTTGGCCTTGCAGAGCCGGTAGACCAGCCCGATGCAGGTTCGCGTCTTGCCCGTCCCCGTCGCCATGGCTGTGAGGATGTTGCGCTCACCTTTGGCGATGGCGTCTTCAATGGCTCGGATGGCTTCATGCTGGTAATAGCGCAGATCGAGGTAGTCCGAGGAGTCCTTGGCAAGGGTCTCGTCAGCCTCGGGGATGTCCTGCCCCAACAGCTCAATCAGCCCCTGCGGTGTCGGCCACGCGGTCAGAGGGCGGGCAAGGTTGGTCGGGACACGGGCGTCACGGAACCAGATGCCGCTCTTGGTCCGAACCTGCTTGAGGAACGGTCTGCCATTGGAGGAAAGCAGGAAGGGGACGATATGGTCATCCCACGGCTCGCCTTCAGGAAGTCGCTCCTCCCCCTTGATCACATAGCCCTTGCTGTACCGCTGGGCCTGCTTGATCGCGGCGGAGACATCGACCCGCTTGCGCTTGGCCTCGACCGTCGCGACTGGAGTTATGCCCACAAAGAGGACGTAGTCGGCTGGCCCCGTTGCTGTCGGCCATTCGGCGATGGCGAGATTCCTCCCTTTCTGCGGGCGCACACCGGCCTTGAAAGTGATGCGCTGTGTGTCCGCTTCCCATCCGGCATCACGAAGCTGGTCGTCGATGAGTTTGCGGGTGTCGGCCTCGTCGAGGTCCACCGCATCCTCGGCCACCGTCTTGATGGTCGCCTTGGTGAGGTTGATCTCGTCTTGGCTCTTTTCGGCTGTCTGCCTTTGCAGCTCTCCGAGTCGTTCGGCAAACCGTGCGTTCTCCTGCGTCTGTTGCTGCTCGGTCTCTCGAAGAAGAGCCTCGGTGGTTGAAAGCTGTTGGTAGGCCTCTTCCGCCCTCTGCTGTGCCTCCTGTTGCGCTTGCTCCGTCTCAGCGAGCTGCCTGCGGAGTCGTCCCAGTTCCTCGGCAAGGGCGTCATCTGCTTGTTGTGGTTTGGCGGGAGGCAGAAACGGCCCCGGATCGAATGCCTTGTCCTCACCGAAGGAACGATGGAACCAGATGGCGAGGATGCGGGCAAACCGAAGCGCGTCGAGTGCGTGTTGCGGCTCTCCTTCGAGTTCGTGGGCTGCGACGTTCCCGGCTTTGCGAAGTATGTGGAGGACTTGGTTGATCTTCGGGGTCAGGAGGCCTTCATCATCGAGGCGGCGAATGATGCGGAGGGCGGTGTCTCCCTCGTAGATGGGGACGGCGGATCGGACGGCCACCTGCTTCGTGAGCAGTTCACCAAAGAGACGCACCTTGAACAGGGCGGCATTCGGGTCCGCGAATACCAGCCGTTCGGCCTGCGCTGCACACTTGAGCAGCAGCTCGTCATGCTCTGCGAGGAACCAGAAGTTCGGTGATTGGATGGTGTCGCTTGTCCGGTCCATTGGCATTCTCCAGTCCAACATGGCGAGAAACATCGCGAACCTACAACAGAACGCCCGATAAAGGAAGTTCTTGAGCTTGACAAACTCGGACCATTTTCGGACCATCTACCCAGATCAGCAACCGCTGTTAGCGGAACCGACCACACGGCAAGACCTTGCCGTTTATGAAGGAAGGTGAGGGAGATGCGAGGCCGATCCGGTCTCGGCGACGAGAGAGTGTCGCATTCTCCCACCCTCTCCGCCATATTTCTCAAGACGAATCCCGGCAGCACCCTGCCGGGATTTGTTTTTTATCCCACGCCACATCAACCGTTCCTATTCTGTAGACAACACGGTCTTTCATCCTATTTACCCCTCTCCTCCCCCCCAATCACCCAACCCCAGGATTGCTTCCCGCTCAAGAACATTATAGAGGGGTGGCCATGAGTTACCCGCATGAAGCAAGAGCTGTTGAGGATGTGGTGGCGCAGGCCGCGCGGCATATCGGGCACCATGGCGGCCTGGCCGGGGATTGGTATGTCGGCATCGAGGAAAAGGGGTCGGACCGGGACAGCCGGAACGACCGCTGCCTGATGAATTACCTGCTGGCCTCGGAAGACGACGCCAAGACGGCCATGTCGCGGCTGCTCGACCGGGGGCTGCAGGCCGACGACGAGTACGGGGCCGAGCCGACCATTCTGTTCATCTACACCAGGAAAAAGAAGGCGGCCTGAGGCGGCCCGACGCCCTTTTGGTCCGCCGCCAGGCAGATTGCGACGGCACTGCGCCGCCCGTGTGATCCGCCGCCAGGCACGGCAAAGACATCGATGCTCCGCCTAGGTGCACCGGCACCCGGCGCGTCCTCGCCGCCGTCCACCCCTTCGCCCCCTTTCATCGACCATAAAAAAAGGACCGACGGTCGCCCGCCGGTCCCTGTGCGCTCCGCCGCTGCCGGTTCGAACCGGCGGCGCGGAGGGCTAGCTGGACGTGTGCTTGTTCTTGTATTCCTGGAGGGCGTGGCAGAACTGGTCCACGCAGGAGGTGGACTTGGAGCCGCAGGTGATGCCGCTGAAACGGTCCAGGACGAAATCGACGTTCATGCCCTCGATCATGGCGGCGATGGCCTTGAGGTTGCCCTCGCAACCGCCGGAGAAGTTGACGTAATCGATGCTGCCGTTGTCCACGACGAAGTCGATTTCCTTGGTGCAGACGCTCCCTTCCGGGATGAAGTGTTCGACCCGTGCGCGGGGGCCGGGCACAGTGCGCATGGGAGCGGCCTGACGATGTGCGTTATCCATTGTATTCAATCCATTTCCTTTTACGGTTCAAGCCGGACGAACCGGCTATAATACACGCCCCATGCCGCGACGGCGGCCCCTGCGGGCCAATGCGGCCGCCCTCCTCCGGCATGTCCCGAATTGGGGACACGGGAGGACGCGGCGCGTCGTCCGTGGGCACGGAGACGATTCCTCAAGGCAATTGCGGGAACGTTGCACATCGACGCAAACGACCATGCAAAATGGTTCCGACAACCAGGAGCCCGCGTTTGGGCAGGCCCCGCTCGTTCCCGCAGCGGAGGGAGAGGTTATCAACCTCTGCTGAAAACATCTCGGACACGGCCGCCCGGCGCGAACAGCCCGGCGAACACCCTATGATACAACCAGAAGATCATGGGCACTGCCGAACCGAACGCTTGTGCTTTATTTCTCAAGCCCTACCTGAGACGAAGCGCAAACCGGACAAACGCATGTCATTGAACTCTCTCCACCAAGTGGCGAATGACGGGCTTTTCCCGCTCGCCGGGGAGTTGAACTACAGAAAGTCGATACCCCTGTCAAACCTCAATTGTGAAACATGGAACATTTTTTCCTACCGATCTTGCAGGTAATTGCCCAGACCAGGGGCAATCCCCCGACATGTTTAAAAAAAAGCATTATTAATCAAATTGTTATAGTTTATGTCGCGGACTTTTCCCGCCTTCGTCATTTTCCCTGGATGAACATCTTCCTCGACACCCCTCGTTTTATCATTTCCCGACAAGGCCGGGCGGAGCTCCGGGAAGGACGACCGGCCAACCATGCCCGAAAAGGCTTCACACTGCTTGTATCGCCCTTTCGTTTACGAGGGGGAACGATGCGCACATGTGCATCGGTGCCGCGACGGCAGGCACGATGGCCTCCACAGGAGGAGATGAAAGGCGCAGGGAACCGGACCGGGCGGAGGGCCGGCGCGGCGCATCCGCCGAATCGACCGCCCCCGCCTCGACCGGCCCACCGGCCGCGAAATTCCCATGGCCGGACGCTTTGCATTTGCCGCGCGATGGGCTACAAGGGGGCTGATCGCACGAAGGCTGCTCGCTGTTCCGGGATCGATTCCCCAGGTGCGTCCATAGGACGCGCGTGCGGAATGGGAGCCGCCATGTTCCGTCATCACCCCCTTCGACTCCACGCCCCCCATTCCGTCGCGGCCCGCCGCGCCACGGCCGGTTCACCGTCCGCGCGCCCCCTTTGACCCGGGACGGCTTGCCCCACTCAACCCAATCATTCGGAGAAAAAACCATGGACCCGTATATCGCAGCAACCAACGGCGTGGTCATGATCATCCTGATCATCCTCCTGGTCATCCTGTCCTTCTGCCTGATCTTCGCCCCCCTGTTCATCTGGAAATGGACCAAGGCTACCAGGAACGAGGTCACGCGGCTCAACGCCAACCTCATCGTCCTGGTGACCATGCTCAAGCGGTGGGAAAATCGCTACCTTCTGGTGGACGGCGAACAGAGCCCGGACCACAAGGAGGAACGGGTGTTCAAGTAGCCAGTGCCGGGACGCCCCGGCAACGGCCCGCCCCAACCCGCCCGTCCGGACCGCTTTCCGCGGCCGTTTTTCTCCTTGTCCCCGGCCTCCTTCGATCGTACATTCCCTATCGTCCACAGCCCATTCCGTCCGACAGGAACAGTCTTCAGCCACAGGAGATTCGTCGCGTGCACTGGTTCATGGAGCAAAACGCCGTCTTTCAGGCCTTCCTGGCCACCCTGTTCACCTGGGGCGTGACCGCCCTGGGCGCGGCCCTGGTCTTCACGGCCAGGGACATCTCCAAGCGGACCCTGGACATCATGCTCGGGTTCGCCGGAGGCGTGATGATGGCCGCCAGCTACTGGTCGCTCCTGGCCCCGGCCCTGGAGATGAGCGGGGACATGGGAACCTGGGCCTTTGTCCCGGCCGCCGTGGGATTCGTGCTCGGCGCGTCCTTCCTCCGGCTGGTGGATATGGTCCTGCCCCACCTGCACCTGAACGCGCCCCTGTCCGAGGCGGAGGGCGTCAAGACCAACTGGCGGCGCAGCACCCTGCTGGTCACGGCCATCACCCTGCACAACATCCCCGAGGGGCTGGCCGTGGGCGTGGCCTTCGGGGCCGTGGCCGCCGGGCTCGACTCCGCCAGCCTGGCCGGGGCCGTGTCCCTGGCGCTGGGCATCGGCATCCAGAATTTCCCCGAGGGCACGGCCGTGTCCGTACCCCTGCGCCGCGAGGGCATGTCGCGCACGAAGGCGTTCCTGTACGGCCAGGCCTCGGGCATGGTCGAGCCCGTGGCCGCCGTGCTCGGCGCGGCCGCCGTGCTGGTGGCCCGGCCCCTGCTGCCCTACGCCCTGGCCTTTGCCGCCGGGGCCATGATCTTCGTGGTCGTGGAGGAGGTCATCCCGGAATCCCAGTCCTCGGGCAACGGCGACCTGGCCACCATGGGCGTGGTCTTCGGCTTCACCCTGATGATGATCCTGGACGTGGCCCTGGGTTAGGGGCCGACCGCCCGGTCGGCACCGGCGCGTGCGGGGCCGTTGGCGGAAATGCCCGGCTGCCCCGGCCGTCTTGCCTCAAGGCGGTCCTGCGGTGTATCAAGCCCCATGCCCTCCCCGTTCACCGAAAAGATCATCGAGACCATCCGGGCCATCCCCGAGGGGCGCGTGTGCACCTACGGGACCGTGGCCGCCCTG
Proteins encoded:
- a CDS encoding type I restriction-modification system subunit M — protein: MTTTQDIVQKLWKLCDILWGDGVTYHQYVNELTYLLFLKMAEETEKEDQLPEAYHWKKLVEMDGVEQLTFYKKLLIDLGTQGSKLVQDIYANASSFIQQPKNLRKLVDSLDELDWYSAREEGLGDLYEGLLEKNATESKRGAGQYFTPRRLIEVMVELMQPQAGEVIQDPAAGTGGFLINADAYIRERTGNLYNLPESKQNFQRRQAFQGMELVQDVHRLCLMNLMLHGIETPIALGDTLGPQGASMPKADVILTNPPFGTATGGGHTRREDFTFPTNNRQLAFLQHVYRGLKPGGRAAVVLPDNVLFEDNTGRKIRTDLMDKCNLHTILRLPTGIFYAQGVKTNVLFFQRGETDKGNTKAVWVYDLRTNMPSFGKRTPLTRAHFSAFEQAYGDDPNGGSERVDQGEEGRFRCYSRDDIAKRADNLDITWLRDENADHAEDLPEPEELAGQIMENLRIAMQEIEELVGMLGEGGELDG
- a CDS encoding TIGR03905 family TSCPD domain-containing protein, translating into MDNAHRQAAPMRTVPGPRARVEHFIPEGSVCTKEIDFVVDNGSIDYVNFSGGCEGNLKAIAAMIEGMNVDFVLDRFSGITCGSKSTSCVDQFCHALQEYKNKHTSS
- the hsdR gene encoding type I restriction-modification system endonuclease yields the protein MDRTSDTIQSPNFWFLAEHDELLLKCAAQAERLVFADPNAALFKVRLFGELLTKQVAVRSAVPIYEGDTALRIIRRLDDEGLLTPKINQVLHILRKAGNVAAHELEGEPQHALDALRFARILAIWFHRSFGEDKAFDPGPFLPPAKPQQADDALAEELGRLRRQLAETEQAQQEAQQRAEEAYQQLSTTEALLRETEQQQTQENARFAERLGELQRQTAEKSQDEINLTKATIKTVAEDAVDLDEADTRKLIDDQLRDAGWEADTQRITFKAGVRPQKGRNLAIAEWPTATGPADYVLFVGITPVATVEAKRKRVDVSAAIKQAQRYSKGYVIKGEERLPEGEPWDDHIVPFLLSSNGRPFLKQVRTKSGIWFRDARVPTNLARPLTAWPTPQGLIELLGQDIPEADETLAKDSSDYLDLRYYQHEAIRAIEDAIAKGERNILTAMATGTGKTRTCIGLVYRLCKAKRFRRVLFLVDRTSLGEQTADAFKDFRLESHQTFNDIYDVKELGDIKPDKDTRLQIATIQGMIKRLLFSSEGEQPLPVDQYDCVIVDECHRGYNLDKDMSEAELTFRSERDYISKYSRVLDHFDAVRIGLTATPALHTTELFGEPVYTYSYRQAVIDGYLVDHEPPIRIVTRLAEDGITWKAGEEIEVLDMKSGEIDTWNLDDEVSVEIEEFNKRVITEPFNKVVCECLAKHLDPTFDGKTLIFCATDSHADMVVDLLKQAFADQYGSVDDDAIVKITGTADKPLGLIRHFKNEKMPNVVVTVDLLTTGIDVPKITNLVFLRRVRSRILYEQMMGRATRLCDEIGKECFRIFDAVDMYSAIQDYSTMKPVVQNPSVTFDQLIKELEEAEADDVRKTVIDQFRAKFQRKKRLLEGDALEKFTTITGDDTEQFAQKLAETDLQATSRMLTSLQGLGAFLDNLRMRKRPKQLISHHDDEVLREERGYGDSVKPKDYLDAFRQYIDTHKNDVAAIKVVLQRPRDLTRQQLRELKLLLDEQGYSEVKLRTAWRDATNQDIAASIIGFIRQLALGSPLVPYQKRVERAMERILASRPWTDPQRKWLERIGAQMLEETIVDRDALNSGQFKADGGFRRLDRVFDGQLEEVLGELNDALWQDAG
- a CDS encoding ZIP family metal transporter, whose translation is MEQNAVFQAFLATLFTWGVTALGAALVFTARDISKRTLDIMLGFAGGVMMAASYWSLLAPALEMSGDMGTWAFVPAAVGFVLGASFLRLVDMVLPHLHLNAPLSEAEGVKTNWRRSTLLVTAITLHNIPEGLAVGVAFGAVAAGLDSASLAGAVSLALGIGIQNFPEGTAVSVPLRREGMSRTKAFLYGQASGMVEPVAAVLGAAAVLVARPLLPYALAFAAGAMIFVVVEEVIPESQSSGNGDLATMGVVFGFTLMMILDVALG